GATCTTTTGGGTATTGCTGATTAACTCCCCTGCGTTTGAACATTCGCTCAATATAAGCATTGAATAGGTGTTCGCGGCGTGCTTCTACCGAACCCGTTTGAGATAGTTCTGCCACATTTTTACCTTGATAAGCCAGAGTCATAACACTAAGCGTTAAAGGAGACTTGGCTAACTCTTGCAGTGCGGTATCTTCCTCAAGCAAAGCCTTGACTGCTTCTAGTTGTTCACCGGCACTATCCAAATATTGGTTAACCTGCTCAGGAGTCAAAGAACGAATGCAAATTGCGCCTCGTAATTGCAGACGATGAGAAAGAGCTTCATAATCAGCAATCCGACTACAAACCACCATTTCCGTTTGTCCGTAATTTTGCATAAATTGGTTGATAGCTTCGACACAAGCTTCTCGCAGATCAACTTTTACCTCGTCTAAACCATCCAGCAACAGTAGCAGTTTTTGATTTTTAACCCAGTCTTTACCTACTTCTTTAGGAACTTGGTATTTTTGCCAAAGTTCTTGTACCAGCCACTCGGCAATGGTTTGCCGTTTACTCCCCCAAGAAGATAAATTAAACACCACTGGAATCAGCCGACTCAAATTTGCTTCCGCACGAGCAATCAAATTCTGTGCTAGTTTCAGGAGGGTTATGGTTTTCCCAGCCCCTGGTTCTCCTAAAATTAACAGAGTTCTTCCCTCTCCTATTTGATTGAAAACTTCAGTTGCACCTGTTCCTTTAGGTAAAATTTGTCTAGACTCTTCTGGTAATTCTTCAAAGCCACTAAATGGACGCTCTACTGCATCTAATCGCTTTTCTAGACCAAGTTTAATCATGGCTTGGGTATGCAATGACTTTTCTAAAACCCCTTCAATCCAATATTCTTTGACTTTACTGAGTAAAACTTTCCTCTGTCCGTATTCTACTTGAGTTAAGGGCTGTTGTGTACCAGATATTTGCCCACTAAACAACTCAGATACTTGGGAAATAAAGTATTGAGAGACAATTCCATGATTTTCTTGGATAAACCCCTGAACGTTACCTCCAGAGATATTAACAAAATTATCGTCAGTCATTTTCTAAATACTCTATAAATTAACTGAAGTTCTGAGTTATTGTTCCAGGATTGTTCTGTGTCAAACCCTGAACTGTACCTCCAGAAATTTGCACACTAAACTTTCCCTCTGCTGCTGCTTGAGGATTTAATTGCTCCATTAATTTTTGAGCTAGTTTAATAATTTCTTCATCCTTATCAGCCCCAACCTCAGTTAATTCATCTTCTAAAAGAGCTTTCGTCTTTTCGGGCTTTTGTTCGTACTTATCCAAAATAGTAGCTGAATCTGTTTTGCCTTGGCTCTCGAATTTACGCTTAATCAAAGCTTTCAATCCGTCGTAAGTATCTTGAGCTACACTGCCAGCCGTTTTTGCTGCGCCAGCTACCAATGCTGCAAGAATAAGAGAAGTCGGGTCCATAAACTCATTTCCTAAATATGTTTGGCCTATTATCTCGAATTTGCTCCATAATTAAATACATCCTAATGATGATTTTGATTTACTTATGCTTATCCTTTCATAAAGAAAGTGGTAAAAACCGGATAAATTAGTTGAAAATGCCACTTAAGAAATCAAAATATTAGTTAGTTAAAAACCTTACAAACTCATTGCTTATTACATCCAGGAATAAATGAGATTTTCGAGAAAATTATCAAGAAACAACGAGAAAATTGATCACGAATTTATCGGATAAATATACTGTAAATATTACCAGGGATTGTATTAATTTTAGACAATATATGTCCCTGAGTAATTGCTTGTATTAGGTGTAATGTTATAGCTTTAGAAAATTTCCACTAAAACAGAGGTATAGAAAATCCAGATTTAGGTAAAGATTCAAAAATTATCAGGTCAAATATGATTATCATCGGGACTACAATAGGAATTGTTGTCATGTTCTCTATTAGCTAAAGTGTCAGACTCTTTACCATTACGCGATCATTATCTCGCTTTAATTAACGACATTATCGAAACCACTCTCAAGGGTAAAATTAGCTCTGTAGAGCAGGTTTATCAAATGTTGCTCAAAGGTATCACTTCCGGTACAGGGGAGGTGTTTGAGTTAGTTTTGAGCGATCGCTTGAATACTATACAATCTCAGGTAGACTCGGAAACGGATGAACTCAGAAAAGCCAAAGCTACCCGGAGTTTACGCGCTGCTAAAACGATTCAAACTCAATGGCAACGGTGGCAAGAACAAAATAAAGCCACTGAAGCGATTTCTTTGTCTATGCGGGAAATTACCACAGCTACCGCAGATGAACGATTAACGGCTTTATTACGAGCTACAGATCCCAATCAAAAGTATCCCTTAAATTTGTCCCAGCTTCAACAGTTAGCTCAATCTTTACAAAAATTTACTAGTGCTAATGAAGATTTTGGACAAATTGCTGACGGTATTACTCGTGGTATAGCTTCTTGGCAAAGAATCCAAGCAAATTTACTGAATTGGATGTATGAACGCAAAAATTCTTTAGGATTTGGTGGTGTACCAGGAGAAAATAGTCCCTGGGCAAGTTGGGCTAAAGTAGTTAATAGTGAAGTTCCCCAAGCCTTTTTTCATACCCTAGCAGTAGAACAATCAGCTTTGGAATTTGCCGAAAAACAACAGACAATTAGTTTGAGTAATTGGGTAGAATTAACAATAATTTTACAGCTTTTGCAAAGGGGTTTAATCAATTGGTTTGATGAACAAGCTTATGATATTCAAGCAGGTCCTAAACTATCTATTTCCACATTTTTAACATTTGCAGTCATTTGGAGTCAATTAGCCAGCGGTTTTCAAAATCAGGCTTTAATATATAGTAACGGTGCATCGCAAATCATGCTGCAAATTTTGCGAACCTTTGCCCAACGTCCTTATTTTCCTCTTTATGGGGGGATTTTCGCCTCATTTTCTGGTAGTTATTTGCGGGATGCTTTGGATTATTTAGATGCCCCTTTACGTTCTGCTGAAGGTACTCAGGAAAAAGCCCGGATTTTAACATTATTGGGTTATTCTCAAAGGGGTTTGGGTAGATATGATCGCTCCCTTGATTTTCATCAACAAGCCATAGAAATAGCTAGAAAAGCTGGAGATAAAACCTGTGAAATTGCTAATCTTAATCATCTTAGCCGGACTTATGTACAACAACAAAATTATGCTCAAGCAATTAATTATAGTCAAC
The window above is part of the Dolichospermum sp. DET69 genome. Proteins encoded here:
- a CDS encoding tetratricopeptide repeat protein, with protein sequence MSDSLPLRDHYLALINDIIETTLKGKISSVEQVYQMLLKGITSGTGEVFELVLSDRLNTIQSQVDSETDELRKAKATRSLRAAKTIQTQWQRWQEQNKATEAISLSMREITTATADERLTALLRATDPNQKYPLNLSQLQQLAQSLQKFTSANEDFGQIADGITRGIASWQRIQANLLNWMYERKNSLGFGGVPGENSPWASWAKVVNSEVPQAFFHTLAVEQSALEFAEKQQTISLSNWVELTIILQLLQRGLINWFDEQAYDIQAGPKLSISTFLTFAVIWSQLASGFQNQALIYSNGASQIMLQILRTFAQRPYFPLYGGIFASFSGSYLRDALDYLDAPLRSAEGTQEKARILTLLGYSQRGLGRYDRSLDFHQQAIEIARKAGDKTCEIANLNHLSRTYVQQQNYAQAINYSQRALIFSRQTGDKTGEANALVNLGYSEVMQAKQTEISEPEVYESAINYLEQGLKLAEKLSDLQSQALCFSSLGIAYLVTTQYTTAIKYLENAFRTAQVSGDLYLQGRNLAYLAEANYQIANYEKAVYTGSLGMYLLEQIAADEWRQPAGLLTIIRGQMGIDKFQLLLQQNRPKMIAVIGVDGYDHIPKLLVKYQEDM